Within the Aeromicrobium sp. Root236 genome, the region CGTCTCGGGTGACCTCGAGCTCGAGGGTGTTCATCCGGGCAACCCCTACGACGCCATGGTCCTGATCATGAGCCAGCTCAAGTTCAAGGTGCCGTCGGCCGCCGAGATGGTGCAGATCGTCCGCAGCCTCGGGTTCGGCAACCTCAAGCCCCCGCCGCCGCCGCCGGAGGAGCACCTCCCCAAGTGGCGCCGTGCGATGGAGGGCCTGCGGCACAACAAGAAGCGTGACGCCGAGGCGATCCACCACCACTACGACGTCTCCAACCGCTTCTACGAGCTCGTGCTCGGCCCATCGATGACCTACACGTGCGCCGTCTTCCCGAGGCTCGACTCGACGCTCGAGGAGGCGCAGTACGAGAAGTACGACCTCATCGCCCGCAAGCTCGACCTCAAGCCGGGCCAGCGGCTGCTCGACATCGGCTGCGGCTGGGGCGGCATGGTCCGCCACGCCGCCAAGCACTACGGCGTCAAGGTGCTCGGCGTGACGCTGTCCCGCGAGCAGGCCACCTGGGCCCAGGAGGAGATCAAGCGTCAGGGCCTCGACGACCTGGCCGAGGTGCGGTTCATGGACTACCGCGACGTCACCGAGACCGAGTTCGACGCGATCAGCTCGATCGGCCTCACCGAGCACATCGGCGTCCGCAACTACCCGGCGTACTTCGGGTTCCTCCACGACCACCTCAAGGTCGGCGGCCGGCTGCTCAACCACTGCATCACGCGGCCGCACAACAAGACCATGTCGACCGGTGCGTTCATCGACCGCTACGTGTTCCCCGACGGCGAGCTGACCGGCGTCGGCCGCATCACCGTCGCGGCGCAGGATGCCGGGCTCGAGGTGCGCCACGTCGAGAACCTCCGCGAGCACTACGCGATGACCCTCAAGGGCTGGTGCGACAACCTCGTCGACAACTGGGACGAGGCGCTGGGCGAGGTCAGCATCGGCCGCGCCAAGGTCTGGGGCATCTACATGGCCGGCTCGCGGCTCGCCTTCGAGCGCAACGAGATCGAGCTGCACCACGTCCTCGCGGTCAAGACCGACGCGCAGGGCAACGCCGACTGGCCGTTGCGGCCGACCTGGGGCAGCTGAGCACCCACCAACGACAACCGGCCCTGACGCGAGAGCGTCAGGGCCGGTCGTGCGTGCGGGTCAGAGGCGAGCGACCTTGGGATCGTCCGTCGCGCCCTTGGTGTCGAACAGGCACTTGGCCGCCGAGGCGATCTCGTCGAGGTCGTACTGCTTGTGGTTCTGCAGCAGGACCGACACGTCGGCCGAGCGGAGCGCCTCGTCGAGGTCGTCGGCCCGGGTCACGCTGACCCCGTTGGGCGTCCAGGTCTCGACGTGCGGGTCGTGGAACACGAGGTTGGCGCCCTTGTCGAGCAGCAGCTGCGCGAGCGCGGTCGCGGGCGACTCGCGCTGGTCGGCGATGTTGGGCTTGTAGGTCACGCCGAGCAGCAGGATCGTCGATCCGCGCAGCGCCTTGCCCTCGTCGTTGAGCAGGTCGATGACGCGCTCGACGACGTACGCCGGCATCTGCAGGTTGATCGATTGCGCCAGCTCGACGAACTGGAACGGCCGGCCGAGGGTCGCGCGCACCTTGTAGGACAGGTAGTTGGGGTCGATCGGGATGCAGTGCCCGCCGACGCCGGGGCCGGGGAAGAAGGCCTGGAAGCCGAACGGCTTGGTCGCCGCGTTGCGGATGACCTCCCACAGGTCGATGTCCATCTCGTGGCAGAACTGCGCCATCTCGTTGACCAGCGCGATGTTGATGTGCCGGTAGGTGTTCTCCAGCAGCTTGGTCATCTCGGCCTCGCGCGTGCCCTTGGAGGGGATCACGGTCTCGATGAAGCGGCCGTAGAACGCTGCGGCGACCTCGGTCGACTCCGGCGTGTGACCGCCGACCACCTTGGGCGTGTTGGCGATGCCGTACGTCGGGTTGCCCGGGTCGACGCGCTCGGGGCTGAAGGCGAGGTGGAAGTCGACGCCGGCGACGAGGCCGGTCTTCTCCAGGATCGGGCGGACGACCTCGTCGGTCGTGCCGGGGTAGGTCGTCGACTCGAGGACCACGAGGTGCTGGCTGCGGAGCTGGCGCGAGATCGTCGTGGTGGCGGCGATGACCGCACCCAGGTCGGGCTCACCCTCGACCGAGAGCGGGGTCGGCACGCAGATGACGATCGCGTCGGCCTCCGCGAGGATGGCCTCGTCAGTCGTCGCGGTGAAGCCGAGCGAGATCATCTCGGCGATGTCGGCATCGGTCAGGTCGTCGATGTGGCTCGTGCCGCTGTTGAGCGACTCGACCATCGCACCGTTGACGTCGAATCCGGCGACGCGGAGCCCGGAGCGAGAAGCCTGCTGGGCGAGCGGAAGCCCGACGTAGCCGAGGCCGATGATTGCCATGTCGATGGACAAGGTCGTTTCCTTCAGGTGGGGTGCGTGGTGCCTGCCGAAGATTACCGCAGCGGGTCACAGGGACTGAAATTCACGGCAATGCCCAGTCGGCGTCAGTGCTTGCCGCGGCCGAGCGCCCGGTAGGTCCAGCCGGCCGCGCGCCAGGCCGCCGGGTCGAGCGCATTGCGTCCGTCGAGGATCCTCCGGGAGTCGACCAGCGCGCCGAGGGCGGTGGGGTCGAGGTCGACGAACTCCTGCCACTCGGTGAGCAGGAGGACCAGCTCGGCGCCCGCGACGGCGTCCTCGGCCGACGGGGCGAACGTGAGCTGGGGCTGCCGCGCCTTGGCGTTGGCGTTGGCCTCGGGATCGGTCACGACGACGTGCGCGCCGAGCTCGTCGAGGCTCGCGGCCACGTCGAGCGCCGGTGAGTCGCGGATGTCGTCGCTGTTGGGCTTGAACGAGGCGCCGAGCACGGCGATGCGGCGGCCCGAGACCGAGCCACCGAGCTCGTCCTGCGCCAGCGCGACCATGCGCTCACGCCGGCGGGCGTTGATCGCGTCGACCTCGCGCAGGAAGCTGAGGGCCTGGTCGACGCCGAGCTCGTCGGCCCGCGCCATGAACGCGCGGATGTCCTTGGGCAGGCACCCGCCGCCGAACCCCAGGCCGGCGTTGAGGAAGCGTCGTCCGATGCGGGCGTCGTGGCCGATCGCGTCGGCGAGCTGGGTGACGTCGGCGCCCGTGGCCTCGCACAGCTCGGCC harbors:
- a CDS encoding class I SAM-dependent methyltransferase, producing MTTDVGVRLSIADALGRLMKDGLPFRFEAFDGSVAGPEDAPIKLRLVNERGLSYLMTAPGDLGFARAYVSGDLELEGVHPGNPYDAMVLIMSQLKFKVPSAAEMVQIVRSLGFGNLKPPPPPPEEHLPKWRRAMEGLRHNKKRDAEAIHHHYDVSNRFYELVLGPSMTYTCAVFPRLDSTLEEAQYEKYDLIARKLDLKPGQRLLDIGCGWGGMVRHAAKHYGVKVLGVTLSREQATWAQEEIKRQGLDDLAEVRFMDYRDVTETEFDAISSIGLTEHIGVRNYPAYFGFLHDHLKVGGRLLNHCITRPHNKTMSTGAFIDRYVFPDGELTGVGRITVAAQDAGLEVRHVENLREHYAMTLKGWCDNLVDNWDEALGEVSIGRAKVWGIYMAGSRLAFERNEIELHHVLAVKTDAQGNADWPLRPTWGS
- a CDS encoding nucleotide sugar dehydrogenase, producing the protein MSIDMAIIGLGYVGLPLAQQASRSGLRVAGFDVNGAMVESLNSGTSHIDDLTDADIAEMISLGFTATTDEAILAEADAIVICVPTPLSVEGEPDLGAVIAATTTISRQLRSQHLVVLESTTYPGTTDEVVRPILEKTGLVAGVDFHLAFSPERVDPGNPTYGIANTPKVVGGHTPESTEVAAAFYGRFIETVIPSKGTREAEMTKLLENTYRHINIALVNEMAQFCHEMDIDLWEVIRNAATKPFGFQAFFPGPGVGGHCIPIDPNYLSYKVRATLGRPFQFVELAQSINLQMPAYVVERVIDLLNDEGKALRGSTILLLGVTYKPNIADQRESPATALAQLLLDKGANLVFHDPHVETWTPNGVSVTRADDLDEALRSADVSVLLQNHKQYDLDEIASAAKCLFDTKGATDDPKVARL